The stretch of DNA CACGATGGATGTCAAACTATAACAGTACCACAGGGAAGGTGCTGTGCTTTGTTAGAGGTGTAAGTAACACATGCCATTAAATATGCAACAATTATACCAAGGCACAAGAATCATGCATTTTGCTTAAATAATGGATGATGTTCACAAGACAGTTATTTCCACTGCATGCAATGCAGGCAAACCTGAAGAATTCATCCTGTGACTGATCTGAGGCGGCCTGAACAAAGTAAGACGCATGTGAGTGCCTGAGTGGCAGGATGCAAAACAGGCAAAGAAAGCGCCTAGTTCTTTTTAAGTTAATAAATACCTTTTTGTTAGAAAGGAAAGTGCGAGGCTATGTGCCGGAAGACTGCTACCGTTATTCTTGTGATGACTGATACTTCGCCATGACCTGCAGCAAGATACATATTTCTCACTCAATTGGACAATTATATAGATAACTAGATCGAGCGGTTGGTGTGTGTGGGCATTGGATAGGAACAGGCTTTAACAACCTGAAACTTTGAAATATATATACTATCAGAACCTTATCtaaaaaagatatatatacTATCAGAATGAGATGCATACTCAGTATGACCAAGAGACAAGCAGCGTGGTGACCGTGTACTGGCTTTGTTGAGCTCTGGGCACTTGGCCACCAAGTCCATAATGCCCTGCACTGCCCTGGGCTTGAAGCGCCCATATAGCCTGGAGGACCTGCAAACCAACGTCACGGTCAGGGTCAGGGTCAGGGTCACATACAGGTTCAGCAATTGATGCATATTTGCAGTTCTCGAAATCGAAAGGCAAACAACAACGCAATGCGAGTAGTGTAGAGGCGCGCACTTGGTGTCGTCGGAGCGCATGGCGAGTAGGAGCTCGCATATGCGGTCGTACTCTGGGAAGAAGTGGATGCAAGCGTAGATGCGGCGGAAGAGGGGCTCGACGGAGCGGGCCTGGCCAGCTGCCAAGGCGGCGAGCACGCGGAGGACAAGGATGCGGTAGTTGAGCTCGTCGGCCTCGTGGCTGCAGTGGCGGTAATCGTCGACGAAGCTGAGGGCgtaggcggaggcggcggcccaGCGGTCGCGGAGCATCATCCGCCGGAGCCGCGCCGCGTCGAAGAAGACGCTCGTCTTCCGCTTCGAGCTGCGATTGCCATTGCCATTGGTGGGGGTAACCAAATCGCATCAACTGATGGATCGATCCATCAGGAAGAGGGATTGGGGCGGGGGAGGAGAGAAATTGAAAGAGATGATGATGGGTGAGGCGGCGTACACGTGGGCGGCGCGGTAGAGGCGGTGGCGCCTGAGCAAAGGGATGAGGCGGCGGAGCCGCAGCCTCGCCAAGGCCGAACGATCGCCGGccctcctcgtcgtcatcgtcgtcgtcatcgaaaCAAATCACAGtgggaaaaagaaaaggaaaaggagatgAGAAGACTCGTGGCCTCGTGGTCGTGGGTTTATTAGGCCTCCTGCCAATATTTTATTGGGCCTTTCCCCTCGGTCATGTTGGGTCCGAATCGGATTGGATAAGGCCCGTTTGGTATGTGCGAAAACGAAAAAGTccccttcaaaaaaaaaactttcataaaagtctgtttttcattgttaaactttaaattatgcaagatacatctctcaacttttaaaacAATACATATTACGTCCCTGACATGGTTGTAAGCGGTTTCGAAGGcagttttatctttttattttttatttattttggctaaatttttgaaaattcatattaactcacataaaattcataaaatagaaaatctgatTTTCTTGGACTCTAGATAAGTAGATCTATACAGTGAacttatataatataatatgctttactataaagtttttgttgtagctttagatctatattTTCTTATAATTAGTTTTGATAATTCATAGTTAtagtttctatggtccaattgtggtgaatctTTTTATGTTGGAATAATTATTGTATGTTTAAATAGTGATAAAAATTTAGTACTCATGACATCACATAtagttacttagttatagaaTTATTAAAATATAACAAGAATAagcctaaataaatctataactaagtaatacatgatCCAGTGAGTATGAAAAACTTTTACTACAActcaagcatagaataattagcccaCCATACAAATTTTATCACAATTGTACCATAGAAACTGTAGCTAtagttattctaattaattatagaaaaaatatagatctaaagctgcagcaaaaactttgtactaaagcataccactttatatattttatgtgtagatctactcatctgaAATCCAATAAAATTAATTTTTCTATGttgtgatttttatgtgatttactatgattttttcaaaaaaaaatcagccgaaataaataaaaagagaagGACAATACCGCTTTCAAAACTTGGTCAAGGATGTAATGTGCACAGTTAAAAAAGTAGAGGGATGTTTTTTGCCTAATTTTAAAGTTTAGAGATGAAAAATAGACTTTCATGTAGCACTTTGGtcaaaaatatagatttaaaacTCCAAAAAGATTATTATATGCTATGTATATAATAATTTAATTTTTCGTCGAGAATTTACTATGGAGGTAGGTAGGTACAAAAGGTTGCACTTATAATTTTTCGTGTAGCACTTTGGTCAGTCCCCCACCCCCATTGTAAAGGAGAGCAGACATTCGAGCCCAGGAGGGGTAAGAAAATAGGCCGGGCCGGCCCAACGTGGGGGTCGGTTCGGCGTTTCCTCTGCTTTGCCCAAACAAACTCGGGCcttgtactgtagcactttcgtttgtttgtggtaaatattgtccaatcatagactaactagagttaaaaaattcgtttcgtgatttacagtcaaattgtgtgattagtttttgtttttgtctatatttaatgcatcatgcatgtgtcgtaagatttgatgtaaaattttttgtatttcggggtgaactaaacaagccctcggctccctccctccctccgccGATTCTTTCTCCGCTCCCAAACCGAGAGAGAGGATTCCGCTCCGCATCCCCCCCTCCCTCCCGCGCAGGGCTCGATGTCTTCCACGAGCGGGAGCAGGGGCGGTGACGGGGGCTGGGGTGGAGGCGGCGTGGTCGGCGCTGGGCCCGATGTCTTCCACGAGCGGGAGCGGGGGCGGTGACCGGGGTGCAcacggagggggagggggagacgGAGGCGCTTCCCATCATCGCGATCCCGCTCACGCGGCGATAAGCGACGCGCCGTAGGCTTCTACTTGTCTCTACCAAAAATTTTTGTGTGCTGGTAATCAATTGTTGTTCATGGATTGAGGGGCGGACGGATGTCTTCTATTCCATGAGCCGCAGCGGAGTCGGAGTTGGGGGCGGAGCAGCAGACGTGCCCGGCCGCCATCCTCATCAGGCGGCAATTGCAGTGTTTGCTTCTACTTTTTCTCTCTACTAATTGCTTGATTATTGGTCGTCGTTTGTTTGGCATGAGGTTGCATTCCGGGTTTGTTGAAATCACAAGTCACCAACGAATTGATCGGCTCTCTTGGATATGTCCTCTTGTTGGAGAAATTTGGATTATTATCGGAAGTCTGCTAGCTGAGTGTGCTAATTAATCGGAAGTCTGCTACCTGAATGTGCTAGCTAGGTTATGGGACTGAAGAGATAGGGGGTATGGATTTCGTTCAAGAATAAGCACAGATTACTAGAGTTCTTTGGAACTATGGTTTTTATGGAACTGGAAGAATAAGAACAGATTACTGGAATTCTTTGGAACTATGGTTTTTATGGAACTGGAAGAATAAGAACAGATTACTGGAATTCTTTGGAACTATGGTTTTTATGGAACTGGAAGAATAAGAACAGATTATTGGAATTCTTTGAAACTATGGTTTTTATGGAACTGGAAGAATAAGAATAGATTACTGGAATTCTTTGAAACTATGGTTTTTATGGAACTGGAAGAATAAGCGCAGATTACCGGAATTCTTTGAAACTATATGCTGCTGGAATAATTATGGAGTTCAGTTATTTCCTTTTGAGACCAGTGGAGTGTTGGACTTCATTTTGAAAGTTTTATTACTGCAATAGAAAATGTAAATTCCAAATCTTGTGTTTAAGGTTCATTTATTGTTGTAGTACAATTAAGTGCATCTTAGTTCACAAATGTTTTGAATATATACATGCACCTATTTTTATTGTAGGATGATACTCCCTGTTGAAAGACGCATTGAAGCTTATGATGGTGAAAACGATGATCTCGACAACTTTGAGGCGTAAGTTGCATTTAGGCTTACATGCATGTTATAAGCAAGCCTACGTATGGATGAAACTGAGTCTAAACTCTATGTACAGGTTGTTATCAGTACCTGAGGACTCACCTTTTCTTCAAAGAGTTATTGAAGCGGAGCCTATTGCTGCAGCGTGAGCATTCCCCTTTTCTGTTGTTTATTTAAGATAACATGGAGTGTCTTTCTTGTTCTAGACTTTATTTTTCCAATAAAGCAGTGTGAGAGGCCGGT from Sorghum bicolor cultivar BTx623 chromosome 8, Sorghum_bicolor_NCBIv3, whole genome shotgun sequence encodes:
- the LOC110429838 gene encoding uncharacterized protein LOC110429838 isoform X1 → MTTTMTTRRAGDRSALARLRLRRLIPLLRRHRLYRAAHVSKRKTSVFFDAARLRRMMLRDRWAAASAYALSFVDDYRHCSHEADELNYRILVLRVLAALAAGQARSVEPLFRRIYACIHFFPEYDRICELLLAMRSDDTKSSRLYGRFKPRAVQGIMDLVAKCPELNKASTRSPRCLSLGHTESWRSISHHKNNGSSLPAHSLALSFLTKRPPQISHRMNSSDAPSTAFVGMLSTSPTPAKMLPVSSTNETGATQEATQREEAEITKAPAAASNLVAGLRVPRQRRPNPQYIGPEWIA
- the LOC110429838 gene encoding uncharacterized protein LOC110429838 isoform X2, which gives rise to MTTTMTTRRAGDRSALARLRLRRLIPLLRRHRLYRAAHVSKRKTSVFFDAARLRRMMLRDRWAAASAYALSFVDDYRHCSHEADELNYRILVLRVLAALAAGQARSVEPLFRRIYACIHFFPEYDRICELLLAMRSDDTKSSRLYGRFKPRAVQGIMDLVAKCPELNKASTRSPRCLSLGHTESWRSISHHKNNGSSLPAHSLALSFLTKRPPQISHRMNSSDAPSTAFVGMLSTSPTPAKMLPVSSTNETGGSNPKRGS